Proteins from a single region of Nitratidesulfovibrio sp.:
- a CDS encoding sigma-54 dependent transcriptional regulator: MKYLLAVTPHEDALHVLRASFSGDVTVIPCRTRAEALAQATGRALDMVMIDLGLLLEGREPSRRVLHEAVWEVKRRVPSAEIIVLAEADAVRHAVDAVQAGAGGYLPYPLLEEEVRLVAQKLHESALVRSELDYLRDRNWAGDAVDMAHTNSPRMREVFDKVRLVAGTRSTVLLTGETGTGKSLIARLIHNHSNRRTRRFISVHCGAIPDTLIESELFGHEKGAFTGAVRKKPGKFEIAEGGTIFLDEIGTVSQSAQIKLLGVLQDRAYQRVGGEAVLRADVRVIAATNEDLAALCAQGRFRRDLYYRLNVFPVDVPPLRERKEDLLLLAELFVRRYNAQMVKDIRSIHPEVIDAFMGYDWPGNVRELENLIERACILESGTVLTPDSFPAEFFGPGGGGRLATVDTTLPLAEARRRSVDVFERAYLERALAQCGGSVQRTAALAGVTTRQLHKLMTRHGLRKEDYKLRP, translated from the coding sequence ATGAAATACCTGCTCGCCGTCACCCCCCACGAAGACGCCCTGCACGTGCTGCGCGCCAGCTTTTCCGGCGACGTCACGGTCATTCCCTGCCGCACCAGGGCAGAGGCGCTGGCCCAGGCCACCGGGCGCGCGCTGGACATGGTGATGATCGACCTCGGCCTGCTGCTGGAAGGGCGCGAGCCCTCGCGCCGCGTGCTGCACGAGGCGGTGTGGGAGGTGAAGCGCCGGGTGCCTTCCGCCGAGATCATCGTGCTGGCCGAAGCCGATGCCGTGCGCCACGCCGTGGACGCCGTGCAGGCCGGGGCCGGGGGCTACCTGCCGTATCCCCTGCTGGAGGAAGAGGTGCGCCTTGTCGCCCAGAAGCTGCACGAATCCGCGCTGGTGCGGTCGGAACTGGACTACCTGCGCGACCGCAACTGGGCGGGCGATGCGGTGGACATGGCCCACACCAACAGCCCGCGCATGCGCGAGGTGTTCGACAAGGTGCGGCTGGTGGCGGGCACGCGCAGCACCGTCCTGCTCACGGGCGAGACGGGCACCGGCAAGAGCCTCATCGCCCGGCTCATCCACAATCACAGCAACCGGCGCACGCGGCGGTTCATCAGCGTGCATTGCGGGGCCATCCCGGACACGTTGATCGAAAGCGAACTGTTCGGCCACGAGAAGGGCGCCTTCACCGGCGCGGTGCGCAAGAAACCGGGCAAGTTCGAGATAGCCGAGGGCGGCACCATCTTCCTGGACGAAATAGGCACCGTCAGCCAGTCGGCCCAGATCAAGCTGCTGGGCGTGCTGCAGGACCGGGCCTACCAGCGGGTGGGCGGCGAGGCGGTGCTGCGCGCCGACGTGCGCGTCATCGCCGCCACCAACGAGGACCTGGCCGCCCTGTGCGCGCAGGGGCGCTTTCGGCGCGACCTGTACTACCGGCTCAACGTGTTTCCCGTGGACGTGCCGCCCCTGCGCGAACGCAAGGAAGACCTGCTGCTGCTGGCCGAACTGTTCGTGCGCCGCTACAACGCCCAGATGGTCAAGGATATAAGATCCATACATCCGGAGGTCATCGACGCCTTCATGGGCTACGACTGGCCGGGCAACGTGCGCGAACTGGAAAACCTCATCGAGCGGGCCTGCATTCTGGAAAGCGGCACCGTGCTGACGCCGGACAGTTTTCCGGCGGAATTCTTCGGCCCCGGCGGTGGGGGGCGGCTGGCCACGGTGGACACCACCCTGCCCCTGGCCGAGGCGCGCCGCCGTTCGGTGGACGTGTTCGAGCGGGCCTACCTGGAGCGGGCGCTGGCCCAGTGCGGGGGCAGCGTGCAGCGCACCGCCGCGCTGGCCGGGGTGACCACCCGGCAACTGCACAAGCTGATGACCCGGCACGGGTTGCGCAAGGAGGATTACAAGCTGCGCCCCTAG
- a CDS encoding ABC transporter permease translates to MRETAPPFREPTLKGDYRRPDPDAHAGPHEPRLACTPAASCTEPGPGHGTTNGPDNGAGSGAREQVLTFSGVWDVASIGRMTARLLRRCAEVGDTCAVQDDASVVHLDLTEVSRLDTAGAQLLCRAAASMAAAGAHVVWHVPDPGQSMLLDRVRAIDISAVPRARRVSPVLGALNAIGASIVEELEQVRAITGFLGMFLVSLAAAAVRPWRLRWVSIVHHMEQTGIQAVPIVALLTFLIGLVTAYMGSEQFTRFGAQVFVVNLIEVSTLRELGVLLTALIVAGRSGSSFTAQIGAMVANEEVDAMRSMGLDPMEVLVIPRVVALVLMLPVLTFIADFMGVLGGGVASWLSLGISPGAFAVRFLEITRLANFVTGLVKAPFFALIIGIVGCFQGFRVTGSAESVGRLTTQAVVESIFLVIVANAGFAILFMSLGV, encoded by the coding sequence ATGCGCGAAACCGCTCCTCCGTTCCGAGAACCTACCCTCAAGGGCGACTACCGGCGTCCCGACCCGGACGCCCACGCCGGGCCGCACGAGCCGCGGCTGGCCTGCACGCCCGCCGCGTCGTGCACGGAGCCCGGCCCGGGCCATGGGACGACCAACGGGCCGGACAATGGGGCGGGTTCCGGCGCGCGCGAACAGGTGCTCACCTTTTCCGGAGTGTGGGACGTGGCCTCCATCGGCCGCATGACCGCCCGGCTGCTGCGCCGTTGTGCCGAGGTGGGTGACACCTGCGCGGTGCAGGACGATGCCTCCGTGGTGCATCTGGACCTGACCGAGGTATCCCGCCTGGACACCGCCGGGGCGCAGCTGTTGTGCCGGGCTGCGGCCAGCATGGCGGCGGCGGGGGCGCACGTGGTGTGGCATGTGCCGGACCCCGGCCAGTCCATGCTGCTGGACCGGGTACGGGCCATCGACATTTCCGCGGTGCCGCGCGCGCGCCGGGTATCCCCGGTGCTGGGCGCGCTGAACGCCATTGGCGCGTCCATCGTCGAGGAACTGGAGCAGGTGCGCGCCATCACGGGCTTTCTGGGCATGTTCCTGGTCTCGCTGGCCGCCGCAGCGGTCAGGCCATGGCGGCTGCGCTGGGTGTCCATCGTGCACCACATGGAGCAGACGGGCATCCAGGCCGTGCCCATCGTGGCCCTGCTGACCTTTCTCATTGGGCTGGTGACCGCGTACATGGGGTCGGAGCAGTTCACCCGCTTCGGCGCGCAGGTGTTCGTGGTGAACCTGATAGAGGTTTCCACCCTGCGCGAGTTGGGCGTGCTGCTGACGGCGCTCATCGTGGCGGGCCGTTCCGGCTCGTCGTTCACCGCCCAGATCGGGGCCATGGTGGCCAACGAAGAGGTGGACGCCATGCGCTCCATGGGGCTGGACCCCATGGAGGTGCTGGTGATTCCCCGCGTGGTGGCCCTGGTGCTGATGCTGCCGGTGCTCACCTTCATTGCCGATTTCATGGGCGTGCTGGGCGGGGGGGTGGCCTCGTGGCTGTCACTGGGCATCTCGCCCGGCGCGTTCGCCGTGCGCTTCCTGGAGATCACCCGGCTGGCCAACTTCGTGACCGGGCTGGTCAAGGCCCCGTTCTTTGCGCTGATCATCGGCATTGTGGGGTGCTTCCAGGGCTTTCGGGTGACCGGCAGCGCGGAATCTGTGGGGCGGTTGACTACCCAGGCGGTGGTGGAATCGATCTTCCTGGTCATCGTGGCCAACGCGGGTTTCGCCATCCTGTTCATGTCGCTGGGGGTGTAG